One window of Bartonella tribocorum CIP 105476 genomic DNA carries:
- a CDS encoding type II toxin-antitoxin system RelE/ParE family toxin, translating to MQTVIETPAYLISAKEEGVSPEELFNIVSFIAANPDAGDLMQGTGGARKVRFPTKHKGKSGGYRVITFFGGQNIPVFLLDIYSKSSQGNLTKSEKNELKKILIALLDEYKKEK from the coding sequence ATGCAAACAGTAATTGAAACACCAGCTTATTTAATTTCCGCGAAAGAAGAAGGTGTATCACCTGAAGAATTATTTAATATTGTTTCTTTTATTGCTGCTAATCCAGATGCTGGTGATCTTATGCAAGGAACCGGTGGTGCAAGGAAAGTTAGATTTCCAACAAAGCATAAGGGTAAAAGTGGAGGATATAGGGTTATTACCTTTTTTGGTGGTCAAAATATTCCAGTGTTTCTCTTAGATATTTACAGTAAATCATCTCAAGGAAATTTAACAAAATCAGAGAAGAATGAGTTGAAGAAAATTTTAATTGCACTTCTCGATGAGTATAAAAAGGAAAAATAA
- a CDS encoding ParA family protein, with protein sequence MPVISFANSKGGSGKTTSALLLACELAHAKPVTIIDADPRHPITTWSKLPNKPDNLTVITNESEKTILDEIEIASAKDPFVIVDLEGTASRLTSYAISQSDFVIIPMKEQQQDAIAAIEIIKEIHRDMKAVRRVIAYAVLFTQSKVVAKPRTARFISSQFRKNTELDVFETEINERDAFSAIFAIGGSHRNLNPKEVNNLETAISNVEAFVAEVIKKLKQVK encoded by the coding sequence ATGCCTGTTATCTCTTTTGCTAACTCCAAAGGGGGAAGTGGAAAAACAACCTCTGCTTTACTCCTAGCTTGTGAACTTGCACATGCTAAACCTGTTACAATTATAGATGCAGATCCACGTCACCCTATCACCACTTGGTCTAAATTGCCAAATAAACCGGATAATCTTACCGTCATTACTAATGAATCTGAAAAAACTATTTTGGATGAAATAGAAATAGCATCTGCTAAAGATCCATTCGTAATTGTTGATCTAGAAGGTACAGCTTCACGCTTAACTAGTTATGCAATTAGCCAATCTGATTTTGTAATTATTCCTATGAAGGAACAGCAACAAGATGCTATAGCAGCTATTGAAATTATAAAAGAAATTCATAGAGATATGAAAGCTGTACGGCGTGTTATTGCTTATGCTGTTTTGTTCACGCAATCTAAAGTCGTTGCAAAACCTAGAACTGCTCGTTTTATATCATCTCAATTTAGAAAAAATACAGAACTTGATGTTTTTGAAACAGAAATTAATGAACGTGATGCCTTTTCCGCAATTTTTGCAATAGGAGGTTCGCATCGTAATCTCAATCCCAAAGAAGTCAATAATTTAGAAACCGCAATTAGTAATGTTGAAGCATTTGTTGCAGAAGTTATTAAAAAGCTAAAACAAGTTAAATAG
- the repC gene encoding plasmid replication protein RepC, whose amino-acid sequence MVNKVFGRKLSAHHIEYRKLAETAEMGSVSRGQLIGLARKLEMAGLIKETEAKLLLVLLNTASTSSFEKGGVPIVFKSNYCLSNEICRSESRVSILLSSLYDCGLVVMRDSGNFKRYSSRSRSNGIITACGIDLRILVARYHELKQKIDEVLEAQSKQKDALHCFQGLVRQIKASYASIETTPFTSLLFSRMQKIIHIIGRPAKASVGKLHKAIGLFQWILERFLKQKTAKTKYRHFADEMHIEYTTLNLNCNCNKAYEKIEKSKTENTLPSKNSKSLQIKPELLAQALPNVAMFMKHGLQSERDLIGSMEFLATMKGISSHAVESAKKTMGTKKAALAIAIIFEKHCKELVKSSGGYLRGMIAKENRGELYLERSFYALLNEAFEEKLNDWRVQKTEKNDLTKSNDQKSSLFKSELNEVLKTLKMPINSKQFV is encoded by the coding sequence ATGGTTAATAAAGTTTTCGGAAGAAAGTTAAGTGCGCATCATATAGAATATAGAAAATTAGCTGAAACTGCTGAAATGGGGTCTGTAAGTCGGGGGCAATTAATCGGATTGGCTAGAAAATTAGAGATGGCTGGTTTGATTAAAGAGACAGAAGCAAAACTTCTCTTAGTTTTATTGAATACAGCTTCGACGTCTTCATTTGAAAAAGGTGGAGTGCCTATCGTTTTTAAAAGCAATTACTGTCTTAGTAATGAAATTTGCCGTAGTGAATCACGCGTGAGTATATTGCTTTCAAGTCTTTATGATTGTGGTCTTGTTGTCATGCGGGATTCTGGTAATTTTAAACGCTATTCATCACGAAGCCGTAGTAATGGAATTATAACTGCTTGTGGGATTGATTTACGTATTCTTGTTGCGCGATACCATGAACTTAAACAAAAAATTGATGAAGTTTTAGAGGCTCAGAGTAAACAAAAGGACGCTTTGCATTGTTTTCAGGGATTGGTGCGACAAATTAAAGCTTCTTATGCATCAATTGAAACTACACCATTTACATCTTTGCTTTTTTCGAGAATGCAAAAAATCATTCATATTATTGGTCGGCCAGCTAAAGCTTCAGTGGGAAAATTGCATAAAGCAATAGGTCTTTTTCAGTGGATTTTAGAGAGATTTTTAAAGCAAAAAACAGCAAAAACGAAATACAGACATTTCGCTGACGAAATGCACATAGAATATACAACCCTTAACTTAAATTGTAATTGTAACAAAGCTTATGAAAAAATTGAGAAAAGCAAAACTGAAAACACATTACCTTCAAAAAACAGTAAATCGCTTCAAATCAAACCAGAACTTTTAGCACAAGCTTTGCCTAATGTTGCTATGTTCATGAAACATGGGTTGCAATCCGAAAGGGATTTAATCGGATCTATGGAGTTTTTAGCTACAATGAAAGGGATTTCTTCTCATGCTGTTGAAAGCGCTAAAAAAACTATGGGAACTAAGAAAGCTGCTCTAGCCATTGCTATCATTTTTGAAAAACATTGCAAAGAACTCGTGAAGTCATCTGGGGGATATCTACGCGGTATGATTGCTAAAGAAAATCGAGGAGAACTCTATCTAGAACGTTCTTTCTATGCATTGCTGAATGAAGCTTTTGAGGAGAAATTGAACGATTGGCGTGTGCAAAAAACAGAAAAAAACGATCTAACAAAATCAAATGATCAAAAAAGTTCTTTGTTTAAATCGGAATTGAATGAAGTTCTTAAAACTTTAAAAATGCCAATAAATTCAAAGCAATTTGTATAA
- a CDS encoding helix-turn-helix domain-containing protein yields MDKKNKAGSRILQGAREALAYAKGEADVTKFGIHIPANVDVKKIRKHIGLTQTQFAARFGFSVGRIRDWEQGRYSIDTSSRLLLSIIENEPEAIDRALKKSLLA; encoded by the coding sequence ATGGATAAAAAAAATAAAGCAGGGTCTCGTATATTACAAGGTGCTCGTGAAGCTCTTGCCTATGCTAAAGGTGAAGCAGATGTCACCAAATTTGGTATCCATATTCCTGCTAATGTTGATGTCAAAAAAATCAGAAAACATATTGGTTTAACCCAGACCCAATTTGCAGCACGTTTTGGTTTTTCTGTAGGACGCATTCGTGATTGGGAACAAGGGCGATATTCTATAGATACTTCTTCTCGTTTGTTGCTTTCAATTATTGAAAATGAACCTGAAGCTATTGATCGTGCTCTTAAAAAGTCTCTATTAGCATAA